gtatcactcGTGGTCCCTAACGTTAATATAGGTGCTCTTAAATAGTCTCTCCGTCAAAAAAAATCGTTAAATCCCCATTTTATGAGGGATATAATCTTCAGATCAACTCCCTTTTGACCTCTTCAACGCCTCAAACTAGAGATGGCAATGGGTCAGGTataacaataccatccccaCCCCCATCCCTATTTAATAGGTTTCAAGGAATCCTCATCCTCGTCCCCGTCCCCATCcccgtcgggggactatcccccataccaACTCCGAATCTCCCCCcgtccccttttttttttttttgtataaaataaatttattatacattttaacattaagtttcatattaatttatcattcatcacatccaaattaactataaagttcaactcaactattcaaaatcacttcaatatgaaattccaaagAAGATTAGGgagaattaggagagggaggttaacttagggttaaacataaatattataattatttttttatttatttatttaaatataaatatatatttattctggtcgggttcggggatggggacgccaataccatcccctccccatatccgttggggatttttcaagttcggggatccccTTATCTGATACCCATTTGGCCTTGAAATCTCCCCCAGTTAGGGTCGAGGACCCGATAGGGACCCGCCcccgcgggaatttttttcatCCCTACCTCAGACCCACTTGCCACCAATTTGGAACCATTTCCctccatcttcttcatcacccTCTTCATTTGCCCTTAGCATTCCCAGctctttccctttcttccTGCACATTAACTTCTCCAATTTTAGTACCATTCCCATCTTGTCCCTCATTTTGCCCTTCATATTCCCCTTTTCCGATAGCAACTTGCATCAGTCTACCACCATAGTGAATCTCAAGAGTAAGCATGTCAGGATCTGCCAGAACAAACACTTAATCAATCCCAACAATTgaagtcttttttccttcattaCCTATTTGAATCCCTAATAACATACATAAGACAAACCAACAGTACCTATTTCAAAGCCTTTCtataataaatacatacaCCAACCGCATGAAACAAACCAAATATGAACACTTTGCTTGAGCTCTTCCCCCTTTAGATAGTTTTCATTTGCTCATCCATCTTCTCTCAATCACTTCTATAGATAAGCTTTACTGCCCAATTTCCCACGACTGAAAAACCTCATTTCTCAGAAAAAGCATAGAAATGGGTCTGATGATGTTGACGACGACCTCgagaaaatatatttgaagcGTGAGGTAGTAAAAGGGAGTTGATCTCACGATTTTTTTGATGGATGGACTATTTAAGAGTACCCATATTAACGTTAAGGACCACGagtaatacaaaaaaactttaaggatACAATATGATAGTTTCGCAAACGTCAGGtacgttttgtgataaaaacctTTTTTAAATGGTGTAGAAAACAGGATCATAGATGCAATTTGAGATTCTTGGAGAGTTGGAATCTCTGAAAtcagtgaaaaaaaattgaacttgtAAGAGAAAAACACAGATAGAGAGAAACTAAAAGACGAAGATAATGAAGAATTTAACAGCATGCAGAATTGCACACGACGTAACTTGAGGTGTTTTAAGGAATGTGAGAGGATTGGTAGAAAAGGGTAccgtagagagagagagagagatggagttagagttgagagagaggtaGTGGGGCCGACGCCGAAGAGAGATGTGAACCACCCATCccttgtttttattattaaaacaTCCATTAGTTAGTGAATGGGTTACAATAATAGTGATTATTGCTCAATATTGTGGTAGTGAAACCTttatcaattcaattcaaacgACTATATCCACCCCCAAAAGTGATTACTAGATTCGAGAGAATTTTAGGTGTTTATGAATCATGTGCTCAAGCCTGGGACTGTTGCGTTTTTTGTCACAGGATTTATGATCATTAACTCAACAGTTTAGAAGATGAACTAGAAACTTAGATGTCCCATGCAATATATCGCTTACTTTAATTGGATAACTAGAAATGCATGCAAGTATGAGTTAAATGATGATTGGAAAAAGAACTTTGTTGCTGATAAAACTGTTGTTGTTGGCTTGGGTTCTACGATTGTTCTGTATCTTGTTATTCTCTTggtcattttttgtttgtgttctCTTTTGTCAGGATGGAAAGGTCGTTGATACATCAGAACGTGTAGATCCACCTAGTTTGGCCACTAAAGTTGCTAGGGTTGTTGGGTCAGTTAAGGCTGGAGAACCTGCTGCTCCTGCCAACCTTGACACAGTCCAAGAGTTAGCAAAAGAAACTGGATCTTCTGAGGAGCAAATTCAAGCTCAAAATGGCCTTGATGATGCCTTGAAAAGGCGACTGCAGAAGCTGATTGACTCTAATCGAGTCATGCTTTTCATGAAAGGAACCCCTGAGGAGCCCAAATGTAGATTTAGCAAAATGGCTGTTAACATTTTTAAGAAACATAAGGTCGAATTTGGAAGTTTCGATCTTCTTACGGACAATGAAGTCCTGGAGGGGATACAGAAGTATTCTAACTGGTCTCTATTACCACAGATTTACTTCCAAGGGAGAGCTCGTGGTTTCCGTCACATAGGAACTTTAATGAAGAGTTGCCCAAGTGAAAGCACaagaaaagaatttttttattagaatgcacaaaagaaaagttgcACAAGGGAAAACTCTGAAAGGCTGCACAAGAGAAAGTAAggtgattttgattttgaaagaAGAGtgaaacttttcatttttggctCCCCAGAGAGTGAGCCTTTGTTGGATTTTGATTTGCAATGTAGTgacttttttaatattatgaTATCGCAGCTTTTATTTGAAATCTTGGTAGATCATTTATCTTTTACAAATTTCTATACTCGTTTGGTTGGAGCTTATATTATTGTCATATGGTTAGTGTTCTTTTATTA
The window above is part of the Prunus dulcis chromosome 1, ALMONDv2, whole genome shotgun sequence genome. Proteins encoded here:
- the LOC117615349 gene encoding monothiol glutaredoxin-S17-like, which produces MSVIWQSLAQSGIPVPNFDVPTSEPIHPEHPHQMPARVDPQTSEPHVPDDNIEAEEQPEPYSVSDVSVFVKDGKVVDTSERVDPPSLATKVARVVGSVKAGEPAAPANLDTVQELAKETGSSEEQIQAQNGLDDALKRRLQKLIDSNRVMLFMKGTPEEPKCRFSKMAVNIFKKHKVEFGSFDLLTDNEVLEGIQKYSNWSLLPQIYFQGRARGFRHIGTLMKSCPSESTRKEFFY